From one Melospiza melodia melodia isolate bMelMel2 chromosome 6, bMelMel2.pri, whole genome shotgun sequence genomic stretch:
- the COCH gene encoding cochlin isoform X1: MWLSALLLGAFLLSGPVRGSDGSASTPITCFTRGLDLRKGTEDVLCPANCPLWQFYVFGDGVYASLSSVCGAAIHSGVITNTGGAVRVQTLPGQENYPAVNANGIQSQVLSRWASSFSVTAGAQSTALEAVGRSVSTARPSTGKRPKKTLDKKAGNKDCKADIAFLIDGSYNIGQRRFNLQKNFVGKVAVMLGIGTEGPHVGVVQASEHPKIEFYLKNFTATKEVLFAIKELGFRGGNSNTGKALKYTAQKFFSLENGARKGIPKIIVVFLDGWPSDDLEEAGIVAREFGVNVFIVSVAKPTTEELGMVQDIGFVDKAVCRNNGFFSYQMPTWFGTTKYVKPLVQKLCSHEQMLCSKTCYNSVNIGFLIDGSSSIGESNFRLVLEFVSNVAKAFEISDIGSKVAAVQFTYDQRTEFGFTDFVTKDKVLSAIRGIHYMSGGTATGDAISFTTRNVFGPVKDGPNKNFLVVLTDGQSYDDVRGPAAAAQKAGITVFSVGVAWAPLDDLKDMASEPRESHTFFTREFTGLEQMVPDIIRGICKDFLDSKQ; encoded by the exons ctTCTACTCCTATCACGTGCTTTACAAGAGGACTTGACCTTAGAAAGGGGACAGAAGATGTCCTTTGCCCAGCAAACTGTCCTCTGTGGCAATTCTATGTCTTTGGGGATGGAGTTTACGCCTCTCTTTCGAGCGTCTGCGGAGCTGCCATACACAG CGGGGTGATTACCAACACAGGAGGAGCTGTAAGGGTGCAGACTCTCCCAGGACAGGAAAACTACCCTGCTGTAAATGCTAATGGCATCCAGTCTCAGGTGCTCTCTAGATGGGCTTCATCTTTCTCAGTGACTG CAGGTGCCCAGAGCACAGCCCTGGAAGCCGTGGGACGATCGGTGTCCACAGCGCGTCCTTCCACAG GTAAAAGACCTAAGAAGACTCTTGATAAAAAGGCTGGAAACAAAG ACTGTAAAGCTGATATTGCCTTTCTCATTGATGGAAGCTACAACATTGGCCAACGCAGGTTTAACTTGCAGAAAAACTTTGTTGGAAAAGTAGCTGTAATGTTGGGAATTGGAACAGAAGGGCCTCATGTTGGGGTCGTACAGGCCAG TGAACATCCAAAAATTGAATTCTATCTGAAAAACTTTACTGCTACAAaagaagttttgtttgccataaaAGAATTAGGCTTCAGAGGAGGCAATTCCAATACAG GCAAAGCTTTGAAGTACACAGCTCAGAAATTCTTCTCTTTGGAAAATGGAGCACGGAAGGGAATTCCCAAGATCATTGTAGTGTTCCTGGATGGCTGGCCCTCAGATGACCTAGAAGAAGCTGGCATAGTGGCCAGAGAATTTGGAGTCAACGTGTTCATTGTGTCTGTAGCAAAACCCACAACAGAGGAGCTGGGAATGGTACAAGACATTGGCTTTGTGGACAAA GCTGTCTGTCGAAACAATGGCTTCTTCTCTTACCAAATGCCCACCTGGTTTGGTACTACCAAATATGTCAAACCTCTTGTCCAGAAGCTGTGCTCACACGAGCAGATGTTGTGTAGCAAGACCTGCTACAACTCCGTCAACATCGGCTTCCTGATAGACGGCTCCAGCAGCATCGGAGAGAGCAACTTCCGCCTCGTGCTGGAGTTCGTGAGCAACGTGGCCAAAGCTTTTGAGATCTCTGACATCGGCTCCAAGGTGGCGGCTGTGCAGTTCACCTACGACCAGAGGACCGAGTTCGGCTTCACCGACTTTGTCACCAAGGACAAGGTCCTGTCGGCCATCCGCGGCATCCACTACATGAGCGGGGGCACGGCCACCGGCGATGCCATCTCCTTCACCACCAGGAACGTGTTTGGGCCAGTGAAAGATGGGCCTAACAAGAATTTCCTCGTCGTTCTCACCGATGGTCAGTCTTATGATGATGTTAGAggacctgctgcagctgcacaaaAAGCAG GAATAACAGTCTTCTCTGTTGGTGTTGCCTGGGCACCTTTGGATGATCTGAAAGACATGGCTTCTGAACCAAGAGAATCTCATACCTTCTTCACCAGGGAGTTCACAGGATTGGAGCAGATGGTTCCTGATATTATTAGAGGCATCTGTAAAGACTTTTTGGACTctaaacaataa
- the COCH gene encoding cochlin isoform X3 has protein sequence MTVITSTPITCFTRGLDLRKGTEDVLCPANCPLWQFYVFGDGVYASLSSVCGAAIHSGVITNTGGAVRVQTLPGQENYPAVNANGIQSQVLSRWASSFSVTAGAQSTALEAVGRSVSTARPSTGKRPKKTLDKKAGNKDCKADIAFLIDGSYNIGQRRFNLQKNFVGKVAVMLGIGTEGPHVGVVQASEHPKIEFYLKNFTATKEVLFAIKELGFRGGNSNTGKALKYTAQKFFSLENGARKGIPKIIVVFLDGWPSDDLEEAGIVAREFGVNVFIVSVAKPTTEELGMVQDIGFVDKAVCRNNGFFSYQMPTWFGTTKYVKPLVQKLCSHEQMLCSKTCYNSVNIGFLIDGSSSIGESNFRLVLEFVSNVAKAFEISDIGSKVAAVQFTYDQRTEFGFTDFVTKDKVLSAIRGIHYMSGGTATGDAISFTTRNVFGPVKDGPNKNFLVVLTDGQSYDDVRGPAAAAQKAGITVFSVGVAWAPLDDLKDMASEPRESHTFFTREFTGLEQMVPDIIRGICKDFLDSKQ, from the exons ctTCTACTCCTATCACGTGCTTTACAAGAGGACTTGACCTTAGAAAGGGGACAGAAGATGTCCTTTGCCCAGCAAACTGTCCTCTGTGGCAATTCTATGTCTTTGGGGATGGAGTTTACGCCTCTCTTTCGAGCGTCTGCGGAGCTGCCATACACAG CGGGGTGATTACCAACACAGGAGGAGCTGTAAGGGTGCAGACTCTCCCAGGACAGGAAAACTACCCTGCTGTAAATGCTAATGGCATCCAGTCTCAGGTGCTCTCTAGATGGGCTTCATCTTTCTCAGTGACTG CAGGTGCCCAGAGCACAGCCCTGGAAGCCGTGGGACGATCGGTGTCCACAGCGCGTCCTTCCACAG GTAAAAGACCTAAGAAGACTCTTGATAAAAAGGCTGGAAACAAAG ACTGTAAAGCTGATATTGCCTTTCTCATTGATGGAAGCTACAACATTGGCCAACGCAGGTTTAACTTGCAGAAAAACTTTGTTGGAAAAGTAGCTGTAATGTTGGGAATTGGAACAGAAGGGCCTCATGTTGGGGTCGTACAGGCCAG TGAACATCCAAAAATTGAATTCTATCTGAAAAACTTTACTGCTACAAaagaagttttgtttgccataaaAGAATTAGGCTTCAGAGGAGGCAATTCCAATACAG GCAAAGCTTTGAAGTACACAGCTCAGAAATTCTTCTCTTTGGAAAATGGAGCACGGAAGGGAATTCCCAAGATCATTGTAGTGTTCCTGGATGGCTGGCCCTCAGATGACCTAGAAGAAGCTGGCATAGTGGCCAGAGAATTTGGAGTCAACGTGTTCATTGTGTCTGTAGCAAAACCCACAACAGAGGAGCTGGGAATGGTACAAGACATTGGCTTTGTGGACAAA GCTGTCTGTCGAAACAATGGCTTCTTCTCTTACCAAATGCCCACCTGGTTTGGTACTACCAAATATGTCAAACCTCTTGTCCAGAAGCTGTGCTCACACGAGCAGATGTTGTGTAGCAAGACCTGCTACAACTCCGTCAACATCGGCTTCCTGATAGACGGCTCCAGCAGCATCGGAGAGAGCAACTTCCGCCTCGTGCTGGAGTTCGTGAGCAACGTGGCCAAAGCTTTTGAGATCTCTGACATCGGCTCCAAGGTGGCGGCTGTGCAGTTCACCTACGACCAGAGGACCGAGTTCGGCTTCACCGACTTTGTCACCAAGGACAAGGTCCTGTCGGCCATCCGCGGCATCCACTACATGAGCGGGGGCACGGCCACCGGCGATGCCATCTCCTTCACCACCAGGAACGTGTTTGGGCCAGTGAAAGATGGGCCTAACAAGAATTTCCTCGTCGTTCTCACCGATGGTCAGTCTTATGATGATGTTAGAggacctgctgcagctgcacaaaAAGCAG GAATAACAGTCTTCTCTGTTGGTGTTGCCTGGGCACCTTTGGATGATCTGAAAGACATGGCTTCTGAACCAAGAGAATCTCATACCTTCTTCACCAGGGAGTTCACAGGATTGGAGCAGATGGTTCCTGATATTATTAGAGGCATCTGTAAAGACTTTTTGGACTctaaacaataa
- the COCH gene encoding cochlin isoform X2, with translation MWLSALLLGAFLLSGPVRGSDGSASTPITCFTRGLDLRKGTEDVLCPANCPLWQFYVFGDGVYASLSSVCGAAIHSGVITNTGGAVRVQTLPGQENYPAVNANGIQSQVLSRWASSFSVTGAQSTALEAVGRSVSTARPSTGKRPKKTLDKKAGNKDCKADIAFLIDGSYNIGQRRFNLQKNFVGKVAVMLGIGTEGPHVGVVQASEHPKIEFYLKNFTATKEVLFAIKELGFRGGNSNTGKALKYTAQKFFSLENGARKGIPKIIVVFLDGWPSDDLEEAGIVAREFGVNVFIVSVAKPTTEELGMVQDIGFVDKAVCRNNGFFSYQMPTWFGTTKYVKPLVQKLCSHEQMLCSKTCYNSVNIGFLIDGSSSIGESNFRLVLEFVSNVAKAFEISDIGSKVAAVQFTYDQRTEFGFTDFVTKDKVLSAIRGIHYMSGGTATGDAISFTTRNVFGPVKDGPNKNFLVVLTDGQSYDDVRGPAAAAQKAGITVFSVGVAWAPLDDLKDMASEPRESHTFFTREFTGLEQMVPDIIRGICKDFLDSKQ, from the exons ctTCTACTCCTATCACGTGCTTTACAAGAGGACTTGACCTTAGAAAGGGGACAGAAGATGTCCTTTGCCCAGCAAACTGTCCTCTGTGGCAATTCTATGTCTTTGGGGATGGAGTTTACGCCTCTCTTTCGAGCGTCTGCGGAGCTGCCATACACAG CGGGGTGATTACCAACACAGGAGGAGCTGTAAGGGTGCAGACTCTCCCAGGACAGGAAAACTACCCTGCTGTAAATGCTAATGGCATCCAGTCTCAGGTGCTCTCTAGATGGGCTTCATCTTTCTCAGTGACTG GTGCCCAGAGCACAGCCCTGGAAGCCGTGGGACGATCGGTGTCCACAGCGCGTCCTTCCACAG GTAAAAGACCTAAGAAGACTCTTGATAAAAAGGCTGGAAACAAAG ACTGTAAAGCTGATATTGCCTTTCTCATTGATGGAAGCTACAACATTGGCCAACGCAGGTTTAACTTGCAGAAAAACTTTGTTGGAAAAGTAGCTGTAATGTTGGGAATTGGAACAGAAGGGCCTCATGTTGGGGTCGTACAGGCCAG TGAACATCCAAAAATTGAATTCTATCTGAAAAACTTTACTGCTACAAaagaagttttgtttgccataaaAGAATTAGGCTTCAGAGGAGGCAATTCCAATACAG GCAAAGCTTTGAAGTACACAGCTCAGAAATTCTTCTCTTTGGAAAATGGAGCACGGAAGGGAATTCCCAAGATCATTGTAGTGTTCCTGGATGGCTGGCCCTCAGATGACCTAGAAGAAGCTGGCATAGTGGCCAGAGAATTTGGAGTCAACGTGTTCATTGTGTCTGTAGCAAAACCCACAACAGAGGAGCTGGGAATGGTACAAGACATTGGCTTTGTGGACAAA GCTGTCTGTCGAAACAATGGCTTCTTCTCTTACCAAATGCCCACCTGGTTTGGTACTACCAAATATGTCAAACCTCTTGTCCAGAAGCTGTGCTCACACGAGCAGATGTTGTGTAGCAAGACCTGCTACAACTCCGTCAACATCGGCTTCCTGATAGACGGCTCCAGCAGCATCGGAGAGAGCAACTTCCGCCTCGTGCTGGAGTTCGTGAGCAACGTGGCCAAAGCTTTTGAGATCTCTGACATCGGCTCCAAGGTGGCGGCTGTGCAGTTCACCTACGACCAGAGGACCGAGTTCGGCTTCACCGACTTTGTCACCAAGGACAAGGTCCTGTCGGCCATCCGCGGCATCCACTACATGAGCGGGGGCACGGCCACCGGCGATGCCATCTCCTTCACCACCAGGAACGTGTTTGGGCCAGTGAAAGATGGGCCTAACAAGAATTTCCTCGTCGTTCTCACCGATGGTCAGTCTTATGATGATGTTAGAggacctgctgcagctgcacaaaAAGCAG GAATAACAGTCTTCTCTGTTGGTGTTGCCTGGGCACCTTTGGATGATCTGAAAGACATGGCTTCTGAACCAAGAGAATCTCATACCTTCTTCACCAGGGAGTTCACAGGATTGGAGCAGATGGTTCCTGATATTATTAGAGGCATCTGTAAAGACTTTTTGGACTctaaacaataa